One Tolypothrix bouteillei VB521301 DNA window includes the following coding sequences:
- a CDS encoding sulfite exporter TauE/SafE family protein has protein sequence MSNIVIQLLVIGFAAGVAGGMFGIGGGAIMVPAMVLLLGMDQKFATGTSIAAQILPIGILAALVYYRNGNLNIKYSVLIALGLIIGNFFGALFANQPYISSETMKKLYGIFLLIVGLRYLFVR, from the coding sequence ATGTCTAATATTGTCATTCAATTATTGGTCATTGGTTTTGCTGCTGGCGTTGCTGGTGGTATGTTTGGCATCGGTGGCGGTGCAATTATGGTGCCTGCAATGGTACTGTTGTTAGGTATGGATCAAAAATTTGCTACTGGTACTTCTATCGCTGCTCAAATATTACCAATTGGGATTTTAGCTGCATTGGTGTATTATCGGAATGGAAATTTAAATATCAAGTATTCAGTGCTTATAGCACTGGGTCTAATAATTGGGAATTTTTTTGGAGCTTTATTTGCCAATCAACCATATATCAGCAGTGAAACCATGAAGAAATTATATGGTATCTTTTTGTTGATCGTTGGTTTGCGCTATTTATTTGTACGCTAG
- a CDS encoding acetamidase/formamidase family protein — translation MAHHILQATKETVHLGGFSHLLQPVLTIDSGDTIDIETYSGYYVCDKAPPAFLTPAFLDICQNLSQERKIAAGPHLLTGPIYVRDAEPGDVLEVKLEAITPSLPVGFNAIRPGWGALPQLFHQSALRFISLDLENKIAEYPLGSGIKIPLKPFFGILGVATTDSSRSSVPPSSYGGNIDNRELQTGSRLFLPIFVPGALFSIGDGHSAQGDGEVNVTAIETSMNGTVQLNLYKNLQLTTPIAETPTDIITMGFGPTLDEALELALKNMIHFLQCFVNLTPEDAYVLCSLAVSFRITQVVNHPQKGVHGMLPKSILPKDFSFL, via the coding sequence ATGGCTCACCACATTCTTCAAGCCACCAAGGAAACCGTACATTTAGGTGGATTCTCTCATCTTTTGCAACCAGTTCTAACAATTGATTCTGGTGATACGATTGACATAGAAACTTATTCTGGTTATTACGTTTGCGACAAAGCACCACCAGCATTTCTGACGCCAGCCTTCCTTGACATTTGTCAAAATCTTTCACAAGAACGCAAAATTGCAGCAGGACCTCATTTACTAACGGGACCAATATATGTACGAGATGCAGAACCTGGGGATGTGCTGGAAGTCAAGTTAGAAGCAATTACACCAAGTTTACCCGTAGGCTTTAATGCTATTCGTCCGGGTTGGGGGGCTTTACCACAACTCTTCCATCAATCTGCTTTAAGATTCATATCTCTTGACCTAGAGAACAAGATTGCAGAGTATCCTCTTGGTAGCGGTATTAAAATTCCCCTCAAACCCTTTTTTGGAATCCTCGGTGTCGCCACAACAGATTCATCTCGAAGTTCGGTTCCTCCTAGTTCCTATGGTGGTAACATCGATAATCGAGAACTCCAAACGGGTTCTAGATTGTTTTTACCCATTTTTGTTCCCGGTGCTTTATTTTCTATTGGGGATGGTCATTCAGCACAAGGTGATGGTGAAGTTAATGTTACGGCTATTGAAACTTCGATGAATGGGACTGTTCAATTAAACCTTTACAAAAATTTACAACTTACAACACCAATTGCTGAAACTCCCACAGATATTATTACGATGGGATTTGGTCCTACATTAGATGAAGCATTAGAACTGGCTTTAAAAAATATGATTCATTTCTTGCAATGCTTTGTAAATTTGACACCTGAAGATGCTTATGTCTTATGTAGTTTAGCTGTGAGTTTTCGGATTACTCAAGTAGTCAATCATCCACAAAAAGGTGTTCATGGAATGCTCCCTAAGTCAATTTTACCTAAAGATTTTTCGTTTCTTTAA
- a CDS encoding AIM24 family protein produces MATFEVIEKEGLRLVKAILQNETVRTESGALYYMRGQITMQSKTPSAGGFLKSLATGENIFRPTYTGTGELYLEPSLSGFHIMQLDGTEWILDSGAYWASDGNVEVGVERNKLLSGLIGGEGLFQTKVKGRGQVVMMAQGPVEVVQLKNDRLVVDGNFAIARTNTLNYRVEKATRSLLGSMTSGEFLVNTFEGTGTILLAPVPYWQVKLLREITAAIPKTSSS; encoded by the coding sequence ATGGCAACTTTTGAAGTTATAGAGAAGGAAGGCTTGCGGCTAGTCAAGGCTATTTTACAAAACGAAACAGTTCGGACGGAATCTGGCGCTTTGTACTATATGCGGGGTCAGATTACCATGCAGTCTAAAACACCTTCAGCAGGTGGTTTTCTGAAATCTTTAGCAACGGGCGAAAATATTTTTCGCCCTACTTATACAGGAACTGGAGAGTTATATTTGGAGCCTTCTTTATCTGGATTCCATATTATGCAATTGGACGGTACAGAGTGGATTTTGGATAGTGGAGCTTATTGGGCAAGTGATGGTAATGTAGAAGTCGGTGTTGAGCGCAATAAACTTCTATCTGGTTTGATTGGCGGTGAAGGCTTGTTTCAAACAAAAGTCAAAGGTAGGGGTCAAGTGGTTATGATGGCGCAAGGACCTGTAGAGGTGGTTCAATTGAAAAATGACCGTCTGGTGGTGGATGGTAATTTTGCGATCGCCCGCACAAATACGTTAAATTATCGTGTTGAGAAAGCGACCAGATCTCTTTTAGGTTCGATGACTTCTGGTGAGTTTTTGGTCAATACTTTTGAGGGAACGGGTACTATACTACTTGCTCCTGTACCTTACTGGCAAGTGAAATTGCTTCGTGAGATTACAGCAGCAATTCCTAAAACTTCAAGTTCATAA
- the ureE gene encoding urease accessory protein UreE — MYTFTQRQQPNPDTVVTLTLALTAEERTRSRHRFETEDGQTVFVRLPRGMVLRDGDILRDETSESLVRIAAKPEPVLTVTARTLLDLLRAAYHLGNRHVPVEIATTYLRLSPDPVLRTMLEQLGLEIQEEITSFQPEFGAYGHHHAR; from the coding sequence ATGTATACTTTTACCCAGCGCCAACAACCAAATCCAGATACAGTCGTGACTCTAACTCTGGCTTTAACTGCAGAGGAACGGACTCGCAGCCGTCACCGCTTTGAAACGGAGGACGGACAAACAGTCTTTGTTCGTTTACCGAGAGGGATGGTGTTGCGAGACGGAGATATTTTGCGAGATGAAACCAGTGAGAGTTTGGTGAGAATTGCTGCCAAACCAGAACCTGTTTTGACTGTGACTGCCCGCACGCTGTTAGACTTACTTAGAGCAGCTTACCATTTGGGCAACCGTCATGTACCTGTAGAGATAGCAACTACTTATCTACGGTTGTCTCCCGATCCAGTTTTACGCACTATGCTCGAACAACTTGGGCTAGAAATCCAAGAAGAAATCACTTCATTTCAACCTGAATTTGGGGCTTACGGACACCATCATGCTCGCTGA
- a CDS encoding acyltransferase family protein — protein MQVSLSGKETEQRLHLHYLDGLRGLAALYVMLLHIHRYMGQDLPVLLLALGKVLRYGHFAVVVFIVLSGYVLMLPVVRSHSGYLSGGLLKYLQKRSRRILPPYYVTLAFSLLLGILIVQLDKFSIFPWHESVTYGEFHPNFSFNDVLTHLLLIHNFSRSTLGSINAPMWSVAVEWQIYFLFPLLLVPIWRRFNLFSVIAFAYFIGLVPFYLVKGFDAAHSWFLGLFALGMVAVDIGFSQKPQLIKIRKSLPWNWLAIIFTIFAFITEWQKLGLDEWIGDSFCALATACLLIYCTHCITLGNKKRPIVLRLLETRWLVVLGGFSYSLYLTHGVTVTIVGNILLNLQLSPVSFFTIFYLVAVPLSVLIAYCFYLAFERPFMSNFLKKNVST, from the coding sequence ATGCAGGTATCGTTATCGGGTAAAGAGACCGAACAAAGGTTACATCTTCATTACTTAGACGGCTTGCGCGGACTAGCTGCCTTGTACGTCATGTTGCTTCACATACATAGATATATGGGACAAGACCTTCCAGTCTTGTTACTAGCATTGGGAAAAGTTTTGCGATATGGACATTTTGCTGTCGTAGTTTTCATTGTTCTTTCAGGCTACGTTTTAATGCTACCAGTAGTCCGTTCGCATAGTGGTTACTTGTCAGGAGGTTTGCTGAAATATCTTCAGAAGCGATCGCGAAGAATTTTACCACCTTACTATGTAACCCTTGCATTTAGCTTGCTGTTGGGAATTTTAATAGTACAGTTAGATAAGTTTTCGATTTTTCCATGGCATGAATCTGTTACTTATGGAGAGTTTCATCCCAACTTTTCTTTTAATGATGTATTGACTCATCTCCTACTCATTCATAATTTCAGTCGAAGTACACTTGGTTCTATTAATGCACCCATGTGGAGCGTTGCTGTTGAGTGGCAGATATATTTTTTATTTCCTCTATTATTGGTACCTATTTGGAGGCGTTTCAATTTATTCTCAGTCATTGCTTTTGCTTACTTCATTGGCTTAGTCCCATTCTATCTTGTGAAAGGATTTGATGCAGCGCACTCTTGGTTTTTAGGCTTATTTGCTCTAGGAATGGTAGCTGTAGATATTGGATTTTCTCAGAAACCTCAGTTAATTAAAATAAGAAAATCTTTACCTTGGAATTGGTTGGCAATAATATTTACTATTTTTGCCTTCATAACAGAGTGGCAAAAACTGGGATTGGATGAATGGATTGGCGATAGCTTCTGTGCGTTAGCAACTGCTTGTTTGCTGATTTACTGCACTCATTGCATTACGTTAGGAAACAAGAAGCGACCCATCGTTTTACGACTTCTTGAAACTCGCTGGCTAGTTGTACTCGGAGGTTTTTCCTACAGTCTCTACCTCACTCATGGAGTCACAGTCACAATAGTAGGCAATATTTTGCTGAATCTTCAATTATCCCCAGTTAGCTTTTTCACTATATTTTATTTAGTAGCTGTACCACTATCAGTACTAATAGCGTACTGTTTCTATTTAGCATTTGAGCGACCGTTCATGTCTAATTTTTTGAAGAAAAATGTTAGTACTTAG
- a CDS encoding ABC transporter permease encodes MSRSKALQYYIIARLLLAPLMLWTVTTVVFLLLRSTPGDVADAILGGRAPESAKEELRKQLGLDLPLWLQYFNYMGQLLRFDLGSSLTSGGQSVWEVIRQHFPATVELAVCSMAVALVVGIGVGTLSASRPGTVLDAGGRLFGIITYSLPMFWAGMVLQLIFAVQLGWFPSGTRFPAALLTPTPITGLYTIDSLLTGNLSQFFASLHYLALPSITLGVLLSGIFERIVRVNLKQTLQADYVEAARARGIPENKILVSHALKNALIPVITVLGLTFASLLGGAILTEVTFSWPGLAGKLYEAIALRDYPTVQGILVFFAAIVVIASIVIDILNAYVDPRIRY; translated from the coding sequence ATGTCTAGATCGAAAGCTTTACAATACTATATTATTGCCCGTCTGCTCCTAGCTCCATTGATGCTGTGGACAGTCACGACAGTTGTGTTTCTTTTACTGAGATCCACTCCGGGAGACGTAGCAGATGCTATTCTTGGTGGACGTGCTCCGGAAAGCGCTAAAGAGGAATTACGCAAACAACTGGGTTTAGACCTTCCTCTATGGCTGCAGTACTTTAACTATATGGGACAATTGTTGCGTTTCGATTTGGGATCGTCCCTGACAAGTGGCGGACAATCTGTATGGGAAGTCATTCGGCAACATTTCCCAGCAACAGTAGAATTAGCGGTTTGTAGCATGGCAGTTGCCTTAGTCGTTGGAATTGGAGTTGGCACTCTTTCGGCTTCTCGTCCCGGAACAGTTTTAGACGCTGGAGGAAGATTGTTTGGTATTATCACTTACTCGTTACCCATGTTCTGGGCTGGTATGGTTCTACAATTGATTTTTGCAGTCCAGTTGGGATGGTTTCCTTCTGGAACTCGTTTTCCTGCTGCTCTACTCACTCCAACACCTATCACTGGTTTGTATACTATCGATAGTCTATTAACTGGAAATCTCAGTCAATTTTTTGCGTCTTTACATTATCTTGCCCTTCCCAGTATTACTTTGGGGGTTTTGCTAAGCGGTATTTTTGAGCGAATTGTGCGCGTGAATTTAAAGCAAACCTTACAAGCAGATTACGTAGAAGCTGCAAGGGCAAGAGGGATTCCTGAAAATAAAATTTTAGTTTCCCATGCTTTAAAAAATGCACTCATTCCCGTGATTACAGTTTTGGGGTTGACCTTTGCTTCTCTGTTAGGTGGGGCTATTTTGACTGAGGTAACATTTTCTTGGCCCGGATTGGCAGGGAAACTATATGAAGCAATTGCCTTGCGAGATTATCCTACAGTACAGGGGATTCTTGTATTTTTTGCTGCAATTGTCGTCATTGCCAGTATAGTGATTGACATATTGAATGCTTATGTAGATCCGCGAATTAGGTATTAA
- a CDS encoding urease accessory protein UreF translates to MLAENHLLCLLQLASPTLPVGAYSYSEGLETLVENGTIQDRATLQHWLESELRYGAIRLEGAVMVRAYRSVKTGDLKELSYWNSWLSAARETEELRASSWQMGRSLIRLLVQLVPRIAPIANAVGNPCNYAVAFGIAAAYWNIDVQATLLAYLQSWTSNLITAGVKLIPLGQTAGQQTLLCLQELLVVAAGDIVKLEDDNLGCCSWGLSLASMAHESQYTRLFRS, encoded by the coding sequence ATGCTCGCTGAAAATCATCTTTTGTGTCTTTTACAATTGGCTAGCCCGACTTTGCCAGTGGGTGCTTACAGCTATTCTGAGGGGCTGGAAACGTTGGTAGAGAATGGCACTATTCAGGATCGCGCTACCTTGCAACATTGGTTGGAGTCAGAACTGCGTTATGGGGCTATTCGCTTAGAAGGTGCTGTGATGGTACGGGCTTACAGGTCTGTGAAAACAGGCGATTTAAAGGAGTTATCCTATTGGAATAGCTGGTTATCTGCGGCTCGTGAAACTGAGGAGCTTCGGGCTTCTAGCTGGCAAATGGGGCGATCGCTCATCCGACTTCTGGTACAATTGGTACCCCGAATTGCGCCGATTGCAAATGCTGTTGGTAATCCTTGCAATTACGCTGTTGCTTTTGGGATTGCGGCTGCATATTGGAACATTGACGTACAAGCAACACTGTTAGCTTATTTACAGAGTTGGACAAGCAATCTCATCACTGCTGGTGTAAAACTCATTCCTTTAGGACAAACAGCAGGACAGCAAACCTTGCTCTGTTTACAAGAATTACTTGTTGTTGCAGCAGGGGATATTGTGAAGTTGGAAGATGATAATCTTGGCTGTTGTAGTTGGGGCTTGTCTTTAGCAAGCATGGCTCACGAATCTCAGTATACAAGGTTGTTTAGAAGTTAG
- a CDS encoding ABC transporter substrate-binding protein gives MTWFSFSARQWTRIAKFVSLFCVCLLLVVSCARGQQTTTSSGSGSTPSGDGRITVGTSLKPRTLDPADAYELASLGLVYNMSDRLYYYQPGTTKITPQLATALPTVSQDGLTYTIPLRQGVVFHDDTPFNAQAMAFSIERFIKNGGKPSFLLADVVDTVKATGEYELTIKLKKPFAAFPSLLAFPGVCPLSPKAYEVGPGKFKPNIFVSTGPYKLAQYGTDSLRFDVFDKYWGEKPVNKGINLQILTSPANLFNSFRTGAVDVAYLSLEPDQIRSLDDSAKKGDWQSIQNQGSVVSYMVLNRNQKPLDRPEVRQAIASVIDRPVINERVLFNQAEPLYSMVPTTFDVSQPLFKDKYGDGNIEKAKQLITAAGFSPQNPLRVALWYPSSSPTRSLAAEILKGYAEEKMDGLLQFEINTVEGATFFKSISKGLYPAALLDWYPDFMDADNYIQPFLECPKGSDTEGCKQGGSQTQGSFYYSEKINKLIEQQRKEQNPEARKKIFADIQAQVTTDVPYVPLWQSKDYAFARKGVSGVELNPNQILVYEKIKK, from the coding sequence ATGACCTGGTTTTCTTTCTCAGCAAGACAGTGGACTCGAATAGCTAAATTTGTTTCTCTGTTTTGTGTATGTTTGCTTTTAGTTGTCAGTTGCGCTAGGGGTCAGCAAACAACAACTTCATCTGGTTCCGGAAGTACCCCAAGTGGAGATGGTCGCATTACTGTCGGTACAAGTCTAAAACCACGTACCCTCGATCCAGCTGATGCCTATGAACTAGCATCCCTTGGATTAGTCTATAACATGAGCGATCGCCTCTACTATTACCAACCAGGAACCACCAAAATTACACCGCAGTTAGCCACTGCATTACCTACAGTCAGCCAAGACGGATTGACATACACAATTCCCCTGCGTCAGGGAGTCGTATTTCACGACGACACACCGTTTAACGCACAAGCAATGGCGTTTAGTATAGAACGCTTTATCAAAAATGGAGGTAAGCCTTCATTTTTACTTGCTGATGTGGTAGACACGGTAAAAGCGACAGGTGAGTATGAATTAACTATAAAACTGAAAAAACCATTTGCAGCTTTTCCATCACTGCTAGCATTTCCTGGAGTGTGTCCTCTCTCACCAAAAGCTTATGAAGTTGGTCCGGGAAAATTTAAGCCAAATATATTTGTTAGTACTGGTCCTTACAAATTAGCGCAATACGGTACAGATTCCCTAAGATTTGATGTGTTTGATAAATATTGGGGAGAAAAACCAGTTAATAAAGGCATTAATTTACAAATTCTTACAAGTCCCGCTAACTTATTTAACTCCTTCCGGACTGGTGCAGTAGATGTCGCATATTTATCATTAGAACCAGATCAAATTCGGAGTTTAGATGATAGTGCTAAAAAAGGAGATTGGCAATCTATCCAAAATCAAGGCAGTGTTGTTAGTTACATGGTGTTAAATCGCAATCAAAAACCCTTAGATCGACCCGAAGTCAGACAAGCGATCGCATCGGTCATTGACCGCCCTGTTATTAACGAGCGAGTTTTGTTTAATCAAGCCGAGCCGCTTTACAGTATGGTACCGACAACATTCGATGTTTCTCAACCATTGTTTAAAGATAAATACGGTGACGGTAATATAGAGAAAGCAAAACAATTGATAACAGCAGCCGGATTTTCCCCGCAAAATCCCTTACGGGTAGCCCTTTGGTATCCTTCAAGTTCCCCAACTCGGAGTTTAGCAGCAGAGATTTTGAAAGGTTATGCTGAAGAAAAAATGGATGGATTGCTGCAATTTGAAATCAACACCGTAGAAGGAGCAACCTTCTTTAAATCTATATCCAAAGGGCTCTATCCAGCAGCATTACTTGACTGGTATCCAGATTTTATGGATGCAGACAATTACATTCAACCTTTTCTAGAATGTCCTAAGGGATCGGATACCGAGGGATGCAAACAAGGGGGAAGTCAGACTCAGGGATCGTTCTACTACAGCGAAAAGATCAACAAACTTATCGAACAACAACGTAAAGAGCAAAACCCTGAAGCCCGCAAGAAAATCTTTGCAGACATACAAGCACAGGTAACAACTGATGTTCCATACGTTCCATTATGGCAAAGCAAAGACTATGCATTTGCCCGAAAAGGAGTGAGTGGCGTAGAACTCAACCCCAACCAAATTCTAGTTTACGAAAAAATTAAGAAATAA
- a CDS encoding TIGR03643 family protein — translation MKLPELNSDTIDRIIEMAWEDRTPFDAIEEQFGLQEKEVIALMRREMKASSFRMWRERVTGRKTKHAQKREFVAGRFKSDNQKT, via the coding sequence ATGAAATTACCCGAACTCAATTCCGACACAATCGATCGCATTATTGAAATGGCGTGGGAAGACAGAACACCATTTGACGCAATAGAAGAACAATTTGGACTGCAAGAAAAAGAAGTTATTGCTTTAATGCGCCGTGAAATGAAAGCATCTAGTTTTCGGATGTGGCGTGAACGAGTGACCGGACGAAAAACCAAGCACGCGCAAAAGCGAGAGTTTGTTGCCGGTCGGTTTAAATCAGACAATCAAAAAACATAA
- the ureG gene encoding urease accessory protein UreG codes for MSAFRVGVAGPVGSGKTALVDALCKAMRDRYQIAVVTNDIYTQEDAQFLVRSQALASDRILGVETGGCPHTAIREDASMNLAAIEQLEMQFLNLDLVFLESGGDNLAATFSPELVDLTIYVIDVAAGDKIPRKGGPGITKSDLLVINKIDLAPYVGADLSVMERDAQKMRGNKPFIFTNLKTKEGLAEVIQFVSGNMC; via the coding sequence ATGAGCGCCTTTCGAGTCGGTGTTGCGGGACCTGTGGGGTCGGGAAAAACAGCTTTAGTTGATGCTTTGTGTAAGGCAATGCGGGATCGCTATCAAATTGCGGTGGTAACTAATGACATTTATACTCAAGAAGATGCTCAGTTTTTGGTTCGTTCTCAAGCTTTGGCGAGCGATCGCATTTTAGGGGTAGAAACGGGAGGGTGTCCTCACACCGCTATTCGAGAAGATGCTTCCATGAATTTGGCTGCGATCGAACAGTTGGAGATGCAGTTTTTGAACTTAGATTTGGTGTTTTTGGAAAGTGGCGGAGATAATTTGGCAGCTACCTTCAGCCCAGAATTGGTAGATTTAACGATTTACGTCATAGATGTTGCGGCTGGTGATAAAATTCCCCGTAAAGGTGGTCCTGGAATTACCAAATCCGATCTGTTGGTTATAAATAAAATTGATTTAGCTCCCTATGTTGGTGCAGATTTAAGCGTCATGGAAAGGGATGCTCAAAAAATGCGTGGCAACAAACCTTTTATTTTTACGAATTTGAAAACTAAAGAAGGGCTTGCAGAAGTTATTCAATTTGTCTCTGGAAATATGTGTTAA
- the psbB gene encoding photosystem II chlorophyll-binding protein CP47 yields the protein MGLPWYRVHTVVLNDPGRLISVHLMHTALVAGWAGSMALYELAIYDPSDPVLNPMWRQGMFVLPFMARLGVVGSWGGWNVIGAPSYDPGFWSFEGVAAAHIVLSGLLFLAAVWHWVYWDLELFQDPRTGEPALDLPKMFGIHLFLSGLLCFGFGAFHLTGLFGPGMWVSDAYGLTGHVQPVAPEWGPDGFNPFNPGGVVAHHIAAGIVGVIAGLFHLTVRPPERLYKALRMGNIETVLSSSIAAVFFAAFVVAGTMWYGNATTPIELFGPTRYQWDQGYFRQEIDRRVQADLAQGAGLSEAWAQIPEKLAFYDYVGNSPAKGGLFRTGPMVKGDGIAQSWQGHAVFKDAEGRELTVRRLPNFFETFPVILTDRDGIVRADIPFRRAESQNSFEQSGVTVSFYGGDLDGQTFDDPAEVKKWARKAQGGEIFEFDRETLNSDGVFRTSPRGWFTFGHAVFALLFFFGHIWHGSRTIYRDVFAGIDPDIEEQVEFGVFAKVGDLSTRKKEA from the coding sequence ATGGGACTACCCTGGTACCGAGTACACACAGTCGTTCTGAACGATCCAGGGCGACTGATTTCTGTACACCTGATGCATACAGCTTTGGTGGCAGGCTGGGCAGGTTCAATGGCATTGTACGAATTAGCCATTTACGATCCCAGCGATCCAGTTCTTAACCCCATGTGGCGTCAAGGCATGTTCGTGCTGCCCTTCATGGCACGCTTGGGTGTAGTTGGCTCTTGGGGCGGTTGGAACGTTATTGGCGCTCCTAGCTACGACCCTGGGTTCTGGTCATTTGAAGGCGTCGCTGCGGCTCACATCGTTCTTTCTGGTTTGCTATTCTTAGCAGCCGTTTGGCACTGGGTTTACTGGGATTTGGAATTATTCCAAGACCCGCGTACAGGTGAACCTGCTCTTGACTTGCCAAAAATGTTTGGCATTCACTTGTTCTTATCCGGTCTGCTTTGCTTTGGTTTTGGTGCTTTCCACCTGACCGGCTTATTTGGACCCGGAATGTGGGTTTCTGATGCTTACGGTTTGACGGGGCATGTCCAACCGGTAGCACCGGAATGGGGACCCGACGGGTTTAACCCATTTAACCCTGGGGGTGTAGTCGCTCACCATATTGCGGCTGGTATTGTCGGTGTTATTGCTGGTTTGTTCCACTTGACAGTTAGACCTCCTGAAAGGCTCTACAAAGCCCTGCGGATGGGTAACATTGAGACTGTACTTTCTAGCAGTATCGCTGCTGTATTCTTTGCAGCATTCGTCGTTGCTGGTACCATGTGGTACGGTAACGCTACAACCCCAATCGAATTGTTCGGTCCTACCCGCTATCAGTGGGATCAGGGCTACTTCAGACAAGAGATCGATCGCCGGGTACAAGCAGACCTAGCACAAGGTGCAGGCCTTTCTGAAGCTTGGGCGCAAATTCCTGAAAAACTGGCGTTTTACGATTATGTCGGTAATAGCCCAGCCAAAGGCGGTCTATTCCGTACAGGTCCAATGGTCAAGGGTGATGGTATTGCCCAGTCTTGGCAAGGTCACGCTGTATTCAAAGACGCAGAAGGTAGAGAGCTGACAGTACGTCGCCTCCCCAACTTCTTTGAAACCTTCCCTGTCATATTGACCGATCGAGATGGCATTGTTCGCGCCGACATTCCATTCCGTCGGGCAGAATCACAAAATAGCTTCGAGCAATCTGGCGTTACCGTTAGCTTCTACGGTGGTGATTTAGATGGACAAACATTTGATGACCCAGCAGAAGTGAAGAAATGGGCGCGTAAGGCTCAAGGTGGAGAAATTTTTGAATTCGACAGAGAAACCTTAAACTCTGACGGTGTCTTCCGTACTAGCCCCAGAGGTTGGTTTACATTTGGACACGCTGTCTTTGCTCTGTTGTTCTTCTTTGGTCATATTTGGCACGGTTCTCGGACAATTTACCGAGACGTATTCGCTGGTATCGACCCAGACATCGAAGAGCAAGTCGAATTTGGTGTCTTCGCTAAAGTGGGTGACTTGTCAACCCGTAAGAAGGAAGCTTAG